One genomic region from Argentina anserina chromosome 2, drPotAnse1.1, whole genome shotgun sequence encodes:
- the LOC126783325 gene encoding delta-aminolevulinic acid dehydratase, chloroplastic-like — MASTFVNVGPIKGLDYVGFRPSRPLQLNLGRTQFDPRPLRRLTVRAADGDGSIGKTRMSDAECEAAVVAGKVPQAPPAPPKPAAPAGTPVVPLLPLPRRPRRNRRSPALRASFQETSLSPANFVYPLFIHEGQEDTPIGAMPGCYRLGWRHGLVEEVAKARDVGVNSIVLFPKIPDALKNATGDEAYNDDGLVPRSIRLLKDKFPDLVIYTDVALDPYSSDGHDGIVREDGVIMNDETVHQLCKQAVSQARAGADVVSPSDMMDGRVGAIRTALDAEGFHHVSIMSYTAKYASSFYGPFREALDSNPRFGDKKTYQMNPANYREALIEAGEDESEGADILLVKPGLPYLDIIRLLRDSSSLPIAAYQVSGEYSMIKAGGALKMIDEEKVMLESLMCLRRAGADVILTYFALQAAKSLCGEKR, encoded by the exons ATGGCTTCGACGTTCGTCAATGTGGGACCAATCAAGGGTCTCGATTACGTCGGCTTCCGACCCTCCAGACCTCTCCAGCTCAATTTGGGTCGGACCCAATTCGACCCGAGACCCCTCCGCCGCCTGACTGTTAGAGCCGCCGACGGCGACGGCTCAATTGGGAAGACCCGGATGAGCGACGCCGAGTGTGAGGCTGCTGTCGTCGCTGGAAAAGTTCCGCAAGCACCACCGGCGCCGCCCAAGCCCGCCGCGCCAGCTGGCACTCCGGTGGTGCCTTTGCTT CCTCTTCCTCGCCGGCCTCGTCGTAACCGGAGGTCACCGGCGCTAAGGGCGTCGTTCCAGGAGACTAGCTTGTCCCCTGCGAATTTTGTGTACCCACTTTTCATTCATGAAG GTCAAGAAGACACACCTATTGGAGCAATGCCGGGTTGTTATAGGCTTGGGTGGAGACATGGACTTGTCGAAGAG GTTGCAAAGGCTAGAGATGTTGGTGTTAACAGTATTGTGCTCTTCCCCAAAATCCCAGATGCTCTGAAG AATGCTACAGGTGATGAAGCCTATAATGATGATGGTTTAGTGCCTCGGTCAATCCGGTTGCTGAAGGACAAGTTCCCTGATCTT GTTATCTACACTGATGTTGCTCTAGATCCATATTCCTCAGACGGGCATGACGGTATTGTTAGAGAAGATG GAGTTATAATGAATGACGAGACTGTACATCAATTGTGTAAACAAGCTGTTTCTCAG GCCCGAGCTGGAGCAGATGTGGTTAGTCCAAGTGATATGATGGATGGCCGTGTAGGAGCTATTCGAACTGCTCTTGATGCTGAAGGTTTTCATCATGTTTCTATCATGTCCTATACAGCCAA GTATGCAAGCTCATTCTATGGTCCATTTCGGGAAGCGCTGGACTCAAATCCACGTTTTGGTGACAAGAAAAC TTATCAGATGAACCCAGCAAATTATAGAGAGGCTCTGATTGAGGCAGGAGAAGATGAGTCTGAAGGAGCTGATATCCTCCTG GTGAAACCTGGTCTGCCATATCTGGATATCATAAGATTACTCCGGGATAGCTCTTCTTTGCCAATAGCTGCATATCAG GTTTCTGGCGAGTATTCAATGATCAAAGCTGGTGGTGCtctcaaaatgattgatgaagaaaaggtTATGCTGGAATCGCTTATGTGTCTACGAAGGGCTGGTGCTGACGTTATCCTCACATACTTTGCCCTGCAAGCTGCCAAGAGTTTATGTGGTGAGAAGAGGTGA
- the LOC126783330 gene encoding two-component response regulator ARR17-like isoform X3 yields the protein MEGLKSFSDAADSNQQQEQQLQQQQHFHVLAVDDSIIDRKLLERLLKGSSYTVTCVNSGDEALKYLGLLDHDDLKSTYSSSSTTSLSQQQSSELQQDSKVINLIMTDYCMPGMSGYDLLKRVKGSSWKDIPVVVMSSENVPSRISMCLEEGAEEFLLKPLQISDLKKLRPYLLKSLDQPFCNSSTDSSNSLLVEEIGDDDHDGQRKISEEINKGSMMNNTIASSISKRKAVSTETSDRIPKMKGLVVA from the exons ATGGAGGGGTTGAAGTCATTCTCAGATGCTGCAGACTCCAATCAACAACAAGAACAGCAgctgcagcagcagcagcatttCCATGTATTGGCTGTAGATGACAGTATTATAGATAGGAAGCTATTGGAGAGGCTCCTTAAAGGTTCTTCATACACAG TGACTTGTGTGAACTCTGGGGATGAAGCTCTTAAATATCTGGGTTTGCTTGATCATGATGACTTAAAATCTACTTATTCATCTTCATCCACTACCTCATTATCTCAGCAGCAGTCATCAGAACTACAG CAGGACTCAAAAGTCATCAATCTGATCATGACGGACTACTGTATGCCCGGAATGAGCGGATATGATTTGCTGAAAAGGGTCAAG GGATCTTCTTGGAAAGATATACCAGTCGTAGTTATGTCATCAGAAAATGTTCCTTCAAGAATTAGCAT GTGCTTGGAAGAAGGGGCTGAGGAGTTTCTCTTAAAGCCACTTCAGATATCAGATTTGAAGAAGCTTCGGCCTTACTTACTCAAAAGCCTTGACCAACCTTTTTGTAACAGCAGCACAGACAGTAGTAACAGTCTCTTAGTCGAGGAGATTGGTGATGACGATCATGATGGCCAAAGAAAAATCAGTGAGGAGATCAATAAGGGTAGCATGATGAATAATACTATTGCAAGTAGTATTAGTAAGAGGAAGGCAGTGTCAACTGAAACCTCGGATAGAATACCTAAGATGAAAGGTTTAGTTGTAgcatag
- the LOC126783330 gene encoding two-component response regulator ARR17-like isoform X4, with amino-acid sequence MEGLKSFSDAADSNQQQEQQLQQQQHFHVLAVDDSIIDRKLLERLLKGSSYTVTCVNSGDEALKYLGLLDHDDLKSTYSSSSTTSLSQQQSSELQDSKVINLIMTDYCMPGMSGYDLLKRVKGSSWKDIPVVVMSSENVPSRISMCLEEGAEEFLLKPLQISDLKKLRPYLLKSLDQPFCNSSTDSSNSLLVEEIGDDDHDGQRKISEEINKGSMMNNTIASSISKRKAVSTETSDRIPKMKGLVVA; translated from the exons ATGGAGGGGTTGAAGTCATTCTCAGATGCTGCAGACTCCAATCAACAACAAGAACAGCAgctgcagcagcagcagcatttCCATGTATTGGCTGTAGATGACAGTATTATAGATAGGAAGCTATTGGAGAGGCTCCTTAAAGGTTCTTCATACACAG TGACTTGTGTGAACTCTGGGGATGAAGCTCTTAAATATCTGGGTTTGCTTGATCATGATGACTTAAAATCTACTTATTCATCTTCATCCACTACCTCATTATCTCAGCAGCAGTCATCAGAACTACAG GACTCAAAAGTCATCAATCTGATCATGACGGACTACTGTATGCCCGGAATGAGCGGATATGATTTGCTGAAAAGGGTCAAG GGATCTTCTTGGAAAGATATACCAGTCGTAGTTATGTCATCAGAAAATGTTCCTTCAAGAATTAGCAT GTGCTTGGAAGAAGGGGCTGAGGAGTTTCTCTTAAAGCCACTTCAGATATCAGATTTGAAGAAGCTTCGGCCTTACTTACTCAAAAGCCTTGACCAACCTTTTTGTAACAGCAGCACAGACAGTAGTAACAGTCTCTTAGTCGAGGAGATTGGTGATGACGATCATGATGGCCAAAGAAAAATCAGTGAGGAGATCAATAAGGGTAGCATGATGAATAATACTATTGCAAGTAGTATTAGTAAGAGGAAGGCAGTGTCAACTGAAACCTCGGATAGAATACCTAAGATGAAAGGTTTAGTTGTAgcatag
- the LOC126783330 gene encoding two-component response regulator ARR17-like isoform X1, whose amino-acid sequence MEGLKSFSDAADSNQQQEQQLQQQQHFHVLAVDDSIIDRKLLERLLKGSSYTVTCVNSGDEALKYLGLLDHDDLKSTYSSSSTTSLSQQQSSELQQDSKVINLIMTDYCMPGMSGYDLLKRVKVNHGSSWKDIPVVVMSSENVPSRISMCLEEGAEEFLLKPLQISDLKKLRPYLLKSLDQPFCNSSTDSSNSLLVEEIGDDDHDGQRKISEEINKGSMMNNTIASSISKRKAVSTETSDRIPKMKGLVVA is encoded by the exons ATGGAGGGGTTGAAGTCATTCTCAGATGCTGCAGACTCCAATCAACAACAAGAACAGCAgctgcagcagcagcagcatttCCATGTATTGGCTGTAGATGACAGTATTATAGATAGGAAGCTATTGGAGAGGCTCCTTAAAGGTTCTTCATACACAG TGACTTGTGTGAACTCTGGGGATGAAGCTCTTAAATATCTGGGTTTGCTTGATCATGATGACTTAAAATCTACTTATTCATCTTCATCCACTACCTCATTATCTCAGCAGCAGTCATCAGAACTACAG CAGGACTCAAAAGTCATCAATCTGATCATGACGGACTACTGTATGCCCGGAATGAGCGGATATGATTTGCTGAAAAGGGTCAAGGTCAACCAC GGATCTTCTTGGAAAGATATACCAGTCGTAGTTATGTCATCAGAAAATGTTCCTTCAAGAATTAGCAT GTGCTTGGAAGAAGGGGCTGAGGAGTTTCTCTTAAAGCCACTTCAGATATCAGATTTGAAGAAGCTTCGGCCTTACTTACTCAAAAGCCTTGACCAACCTTTTTGTAACAGCAGCACAGACAGTAGTAACAGTCTCTTAGTCGAGGAGATTGGTGATGACGATCATGATGGCCAAAGAAAAATCAGTGAGGAGATCAATAAGGGTAGCATGATGAATAATACTATTGCAAGTAGTATTAGTAAGAGGAAGGCAGTGTCAACTGAAACCTCGGATAGAATACCTAAGATGAAAGGTTTAGTTGTAgcatag
- the LOC126783324 gene encoding IAA-amino acid hydrolase ILR1-like 6 produces MDSNKILLFTVLLLTSQTLPASSSPSAPGDNRRTIAELEVDCCLNCKPSTPGFSATNKNYSRLHRALATPPPSSCEVWTTSFSESVLSFAKQPENVEWLKTIRRRIHEHPELAFEEVETSCLVRAELDRLDIDYRFPLATTGIRAWIGTGRPPFVAVRADMDALPIQEAVEWEHKSKVAGKMHACGHDAHVTMLLGAAKILKSREHLLKGTVVLIFQPAEEAGNGAKRMIGDGALENVEAIFAAHVSHEHPTGIIGSRSGPLLAGCGFFRAVITGRTGNGESPHNSVDAVLAAAAAVISLQGIVSREANPLDSQVVSVTAFNGGDKLDMIPDSVVIGGTLRAFSNTSFYHLIQRIEEVIVEQASVYRCSAMVDFFKDQNTIYPPTVNDEKMHEHVKKVATDLLGPTNFRVVPPMMGAEDFSFYSEVIPAGFFYIGIRNETLGSFHTGHSPYFFIDEDVLPIGAATHATIAERYLNERSLS; encoded by the exons ATGGATTccaataaaatattattatttacagTCCTCCTCCTCACCTCTCAGACCCTCCCGGCGTCGTCGTCGCCGTCTGCTCCGGGAGATAACCGCCGTACGATCGCGGAGCTCGAAGTCGACTGTTGCCTCAACTGCAAGCCAAGTACTCCCGGATTTTCCGCCACCAACAAGAACTACAGCCGCCTCCACCGTGCCCTAGCGACTCCTCCACCGTCGTCGTGCGAGGTCTGGACGACGTCGTTCTCGGAGTCTGTGCTGAGCTTTGCGAAGCAGCCGGAGAACGTGGAGTGGTTGAAGACGATTAGGCGGAGGATCCATGAGCATCCGGAGCTGGCTTTCGAGGAGGTTGAGACTAGTTGCTTGGTCCGGGCCGAGCTTGATCGGTTGGACATCGATTACCGGTTTCCGCTAGCGACGACCGGTATAAGGGCCTGGATCGGAACCGGCCGGCCGCCGTTTGTGGCCGTCAGAGCTGACATGGATGCTCTACCTATTCAG GAAGCTGTGGAATGGGAGCACAAGAGCAAAGTAGCCGGCAAAATGCATGCTTGTGGGCATGATGCACATGTGACCATGCTCTTAGGTGCTGCCAAGATCTTGAAGAGCCGTGAACACCTTTTGAAG GGGACTGTAGTATTGATATTTCAACCGGCGGAGGAAGCCGGTAATGGCGCAAAGAGAATGATCGGAGATGGGGCTCTGGAGAATGTGGAGGCCATATTCGCAGCTCATGTGTCCCACGAGCACCCCACCGGCATTATTGGGTCGAGGTCTGGTCCTTTGCTAGCTGGCTGTGGCTTCTTTAGGGCTGTTATCACCGGAAGGACTGGCAATGGCGAAAGCCCTCACAACTCTGTCGACGCTGTTTTGGCAGCTGCGGCGGCCGTGATCAGCTTACAGGGCATTGTGTCCCGCGAAGCGAATCCTCTCGACTCTCAG GTGGTGTCCGTGACAGCCTTTAATGGAGGTGACAAGCTCGACATGATACCCGATAGTGTTGTAATTGGGGGAACTCTCAGGGCTTTCTCTAACACAAGCTTCTACCATCTTATTCAAAGAATTGAAGAG GTGATTGTGGAACAAGCAAGTGTTTACAGATGCTCGGCAATGGTGGATTTCTTCAAAGACCAGAACACCATATATCCCCCGACGGTGAACGACGAGAAGATGCACGAGCATGTGAAGAAAGTAGCCACGGATCTGTTGGGTCCAACGAACTTCAGGGTGGTGCCACCAATGATGGGCGCCGAGGACTTCTCCTTCTACTCAGAGGTGATCCCTGCCGGCTTCTTCTACATTGGCATAAGGAACGAGACCTTGGGTTCCTTTCACACAGGACATTCACCTTATTTTTTCATCGATGAAGATGTTTTGCCGATAGGGGCAGCAACTCATGCCACTATTGCAGAAAGATACCTCAACGAACGTAGTTTATCGTAA
- the LOC126783330 gene encoding two-component response regulator ARR17-like isoform X2, translating into MEGLKSFSDAADSNQQQEQQLQQQQHFHVLAVDDSIIDRKLLERLLKGSSYTVTCVNSGDEALKYLGLLDHDDLKSTYSSSSTTSLSQQQSSELQDSKVINLIMTDYCMPGMSGYDLLKRVKVNHGSSWKDIPVVVMSSENVPSRISMCLEEGAEEFLLKPLQISDLKKLRPYLLKSLDQPFCNSSTDSSNSLLVEEIGDDDHDGQRKISEEINKGSMMNNTIASSISKRKAVSTETSDRIPKMKGLVVA; encoded by the exons ATGGAGGGGTTGAAGTCATTCTCAGATGCTGCAGACTCCAATCAACAACAAGAACAGCAgctgcagcagcagcagcatttCCATGTATTGGCTGTAGATGACAGTATTATAGATAGGAAGCTATTGGAGAGGCTCCTTAAAGGTTCTTCATACACAG TGACTTGTGTGAACTCTGGGGATGAAGCTCTTAAATATCTGGGTTTGCTTGATCATGATGACTTAAAATCTACTTATTCATCTTCATCCACTACCTCATTATCTCAGCAGCAGTCATCAGAACTACAG GACTCAAAAGTCATCAATCTGATCATGACGGACTACTGTATGCCCGGAATGAGCGGATATGATTTGCTGAAAAGGGTCAAGGTCAACCAC GGATCTTCTTGGAAAGATATACCAGTCGTAGTTATGTCATCAGAAAATGTTCCTTCAAGAATTAGCAT GTGCTTGGAAGAAGGGGCTGAGGAGTTTCTCTTAAAGCCACTTCAGATATCAGATTTGAAGAAGCTTCGGCCTTACTTACTCAAAAGCCTTGACCAACCTTTTTGTAACAGCAGCACAGACAGTAGTAACAGTCTCTTAGTCGAGGAGATTGGTGATGACGATCATGATGGCCAAAGAAAAATCAGTGAGGAGATCAATAAGGGTAGCATGATGAATAATACTATTGCAAGTAGTATTAGTAAGAGGAAGGCAGTGTCAACTGAAACCTCGGATAGAATACCTAAGATGAAAGGTTTAGTTGTAgcatag